One genomic segment of Coffea arabica cultivar ET-39 chromosome 6e, Coffea Arabica ET-39 HiFi, whole genome shotgun sequence includes these proteins:
- the LOC140009818 gene encoding uncharacterized protein — protein MDEQKKQEHEQNVQKWRSDEEGCKNYLLNCLSNEFYEYYSTSYSTVKKIWKALQKKYDTEEARAKKYACIKVDEQMQVATIIDKLPNSWKDIQKGLCHKQSEITLVNLMARLRIEEEARKQDKFEETNGNGDTNKHGDKPQAHVTEEPLVAMITEVNMLENHEGWWADSGDSRQYAMIKFKSYTHAEEGKMVLLGDSHTTKVVGVGDVDLKFTSGRTLTLNDVLHTSQIRKNLVSSYLLNKARFKQIIDSDQYVITKNNAFVGKGYAYDGILTRGDKR, from the exons ATGGATGAGCAAAAGAAGCAAGAGCACGAACAAAATGTTCAAAAATGGAGAAGTGATGAAGAAGGTTGTAAAAACTATCTTCTTAATTGCTTATCCAATGAGTTTTATGAGTACTATTCCACTTCTTATTCCACAGTTAAAAAGATTTGGAAGGCTTTGCAAAAGAAATATGATACTGAAGAAGCTAGAGCCAAGAAATATGCTT GCATCAAGGTGGATGAACAAATGCAAGTGGCTACTATAATTGACAAATTACCAAATTCTTGGAAGGATATTCAAAAGGGACTATGCCACAAGCAGTCAGAGATCACTCTAGTCAATCTCATGGCTCGACTTAGAATCGAAGAGGAGGCAAGGAAGCAAGATAAGTTTGAGGAGACCAATGGCAATGGTGACACTAATAAG CATGGTGATAAACCTCAAGCTCATGTAACTGAAGAGCCTTTAGTGGCTATGATAACTGAGGTGAACATGCTAGAGAATCATGAAGGGTGGTGGGCAGATTCAGGTGATTCTAGGCAATATGCCATGATAAAGTTCAAAAGCTACACTCATGCTGAAGAAGGTAAAATGGTCCTACTTGGTGACTCACATACGACTAAGGTGGTGGGTGTTGGTGATGTGGATCTAAAATTCACCTCTGGCCGTACTTTAACTTTGAATGATGTTCTTCATACTTCTCAAATCAGAAAGAACTTGGTTTCAAGCTATCTTCTCAACAAAGCCAGATTCAAGCAAATTATAGATTCTGATCAATATGTGATTACAAAAAATAATGCATTTGTTGGAAAAGGTTATGCATATGATG GCATTCTTACACGTGGTGATAAAAGatag